A window of the Desulfovibrio oxyclinae DSM 11498 genome harbors these coding sequences:
- a CDS encoding glycosyltransferase family 4 protein translates to MSDEPERMKLGMVLKGYPRISETFISNEIRLLEKMGFDIHIFSMREPRESFTHGSVREIRAGVTYLPESMVAGLPAMVWNTLACMVERPGRFFSGLKLMAKRFRLAPKKHTWLKHWMQACFLVRKAKGMGLAHLHCHFAHTPTTVGMYAAHLEAVPFSFTAHAKDIYTQAPERILDKLDLAKFVVTCTKYNERHLSGIAPANKPVHCVYHGINLKLFDPEGRPLAAEPPYTVMTVARFVPKKGLDTVLKALRILRDRGLDVRYVLAGDGADREKVEGWIHEMDLSDVTEMTGTIAHEQVLEHYRSSDLFVLGCRMAEDGDRDGIPNVVAESMAIGVPVAATDVSGVPELVRHGETGMLCPPDQPEALADNMQRLLTDADLRAKIIPAARQKVLDVFDNEKLIHDLGEIYISHQVPCPGRS, encoded by the coding sequence ATGAGCGACGAACCGGAACGCATGAAACTCGGGATGGTCCTCAAAGGCTATCCCAGAATCTCCGAAACTTTCATATCCAACGAAATCAGGCTGCTAGAAAAGATGGGATTCGACATCCACATCTTTTCCATGCGTGAGCCGCGTGAGAGCTTCACCCACGGGTCCGTGCGCGAGATCCGCGCCGGGGTCACCTATTTACCCGAATCCATGGTAGCGGGGCTGCCCGCCATGGTGTGGAACACGCTTGCCTGCATGGTCGAGCGGCCCGGACGATTCTTCTCCGGCCTCAAGCTCATGGCCAAGCGTTTCAGACTCGCTCCCAAAAAGCACACGTGGCTCAAGCACTGGATGCAGGCCTGTTTTCTGGTGCGCAAGGCCAAAGGTATGGGACTGGCGCATCTGCACTGCCATTTTGCGCACACCCCCACCACGGTGGGGATGTATGCGGCGCACCTTGAGGCAGTCCCGTTCAGCTTCACCGCCCACGCCAAGGACATATACACGCAGGCCCCCGAACGCATCCTCGACAAGCTCGACCTGGCAAAATTCGTGGTCACCTGCACCAAGTACAATGAGCGGCACCTCTCCGGCATCGCCCCGGCAAACAAACCCGTTCACTGCGTCTACCACGGCATCAACCTCAAGCTGTTTGACCCCGAAGGGCGACCCCTGGCGGCCGAGCCGCCGTATACGGTCATGACCGTGGCCCGCTTCGTGCCCAAGAAGGGACTCGACACCGTGCTCAAGGCCCTGCGCATCCTGCGCGACCGGGGACTCGACGTTCGCTACGTTCTGGCCGGTGACGGCGCAGACCGCGAAAAAGTGGAAGGCTGGATTCACGAGATGGACCTATCCGACGTGACGGAAATGACCGGCACCATCGCCCATGAGCAGGTGCTGGAGCACTACCGCAGTTCGGACCTGTTCGTTCTTGGCTGCCGCATGGCGGAAGACGGCGACCGCGACGGCATTCCCAACGTAGTGGCCGAGAGCATGGCCATCGGCGTCCCGGTGGCAGCCACCGACGTTTCCGGCGTGCCGGAACTGGTTCGCCATGGCGAGACGGGGATGCTCTGCCCGCCGGATCAGCCCGAGGCTTTGGCCGACAACATGCAGCGCCTGCTCACCGACGCAGACCTGCGCGCCAAGATCATTCCGGCGGCGCGGCAGAAAGTGCTGGACGTTTTCGACAACGAAAAGCTCATCCATGACCTTGGAGAAATCTACATCTCCCATCAGGTTCCCTGCCCCGGACGCTCCTGA
- a CDS encoding glycosyltransferase family protein produces MSSGTFNILMYSHDTYGLGHIRRTMAIARHLVSPEVNILIVTGSPIVGRFSVPEGVDFVRVPGMIKKSNKVYVPHSIKVDPKKAIGIRKKIITATTKAFDPDLFVVDKVPVGLKGEVLPILRWFRKCRPQTDIVLGLRDILDDAESTRAEWKRKKYYEVLRDLYSEVWVYGEQEMFDPVKEYSFPEDVAAKTHFTGYIPRRVPKIRAPRRKEKLVVVTIGGGGDGYPVLDTYLKMLEQNGTVGFRTLMITGPFLPSDMLDALAERARKLNVRIVPFVKNIEKKMASADLVIGMCGYNTMCEILSLKKPALVIPRDNPRREQLIRAEVFKESGLIDFIEWNKVNPELMREKVESMLEDPSPYQQAMNDFSMTGLDFMRSRLERFLERRDERCNARPEDNKE; encoded by the coding sequence ATGAGCTCGGGCACCTTCAATATTCTGATGTACTCGCACGATACCTACGGGCTCGGCCATATCCGCCGAACCATGGCCATCGCGCGCCATCTGGTCAGCCCCGAGGTCAACATTCTCATTGTGACCGGCTCTCCCATCGTGGGACGCTTCAGCGTTCCCGAAGGGGTTGATTTCGTTCGTGTTCCGGGAATGATCAAGAAGAGCAACAAGGTCTACGTTCCCCACTCCATCAAGGTGGACCCCAAAAAGGCCATCGGCATTCGCAAGAAGATCATCACGGCAACCACCAAAGCGTTCGACCCGGATCTGTTCGTGGTGGACAAGGTTCCTGTAGGACTCAAGGGCGAGGTGCTGCCCATTCTGCGCTGGTTCCGCAAATGCCGCCCGCAGACCGACATCGTGCTCGGACTCCGGGACATTCTTGATGACGCCGAGAGCACCCGTGCGGAATGGAAACGCAAGAAGTATTACGAAGTGCTGCGCGACCTGTATTCCGAAGTGTGGGTTTATGGCGAACAGGAAATGTTTGACCCGGTGAAAGAGTACAGCTTTCCCGAGGATGTAGCTGCCAAAACGCATTTCACGGGGTACATCCCCCGGCGCGTGCCCAAAATCCGGGCGCCGCGACGCAAGGAGAAGCTGGTGGTGGTCACCATCGGTGGCGGTGGCGACGGCTACCCGGTGCTGGATACTTACCTGAAAATGCTTGAGCAGAACGGAACGGTCGGCTTCCGCACGCTCATGATCACCGGCCCTTTCCTGCCATCAGATATGCTCGACGCTCTGGCCGAGCGTGCCCGCAAACTGAACGTGCGCATCGTGCCCTTTGTCAAGAACATCGAAAAGAAGATGGCTTCGGCGGATCTGGTCATCGGCATGTGCGGGTACAACACCATGTGCGAGATTCTGTCCCTGAAGAAGCCGGCGCTGGTCATCCCCCGCGACAATCCGCGGCGCGAGCAGCTCATCCGTGCTGAAGTATTCAAGGAAAGCGGCCTGATCGATTTCATCGAATGGAACAAGGTGAACCCCGAACTGATGCGCGAGAAGGTCGAATCCATGTTGGAAGACCCTTCCCCCTATCAGCAGGCCATGAACGACTTTTCCATGACCGGGCTCGATTTCATGCGCTCACGGCTCGAACGTTTTCTTGAGCGACGCGACGAACGGTGCAATGCCCGGCCCGAGGACAACAAAGAATGA
- a CDS encoding polysaccharide deacetylase family protein — protein MEQGLKDSLTSMLDKLFAQGVEFWWRDDDAAEASPALDRLLEISGSRSFPCALSVIPAATGPALAKRLEGHPQITIIQHGYAHTDHAPKGAGSWELGLHRPAEGVVSELVRGRRLLGEIFGSRFVPVLVPPWNNIAPELLPMLPEAGFIGLSADADNPPPTTLDFIQVHAHSDLLRWKKGPARFAGERKAINPLVEELQRQAASAQPRPVGILTHHLEMDEAAWSFLESLLDVLNSHPAARPVSAAHIWQEKR, from the coding sequence ATGGAACAAGGTCTGAAAGACTCCCTTACAAGCATGCTCGACAAGCTTTTCGCACAGGGTGTGGAGTTCTGGTGGCGCGATGATGACGCCGCCGAAGCTTCCCCTGCGCTCGACCGCCTGCTGGAGATATCCGGCAGCAGGAGCTTTCCTTGCGCCCTTTCCGTCATCCCGGCCGCCACCGGTCCCGCATTGGCCAAACGGCTGGAAGGTCATCCGCAAATCACCATCATACAGCACGGTTACGCGCACACCGACCATGCCCCGAAGGGTGCGGGTTCTTGGGAGCTCGGCCTTCACCGCCCCGCCGAGGGCGTGGTGTCTGAGCTTGTTCGGGGCCGCCGCCTGTTAGGCGAAATCTTCGGCTCCCGCTTCGTCCCGGTGCTGGTCCCCCCATGGAACAATATCGCCCCGGAGCTACTCCCGATGCTGCCGGAGGCCGGCTTTATCGGACTCTCCGCCGACGCCGACAATCCGCCCCCGACGACCCTCGATTTCATTCAGGTCCATGCCCATAGCGACCTGCTGCGCTGGAAAAAAGGCCCGGCCCGCTTTGCCGGTGAGCGCAAGGCGATCAATCCCCTTGTGGAAGAGCTGCAACGACAAGCGGCAAGCGCACAGCCCCGTCCTGTGGGCATCCTCACCCACCACCTCGAAATGGACGAGGCGGCGTGGTCGTTCCTTGAATCATTACTGGACGTTCTGAACAGCCACCCGGCCGCCCGGCCCGTATCGGCGGCCCACATATGGCAGGAGAAAAGATGA
- a CDS encoding GNAT family N-acetyltransferase — protein sequence MTAIIRAMEMDDVEEVCNLLHNHMNPDFSPERWSRLFVRDWCIAEPELGLVVEDKGEIVGFHGHVCSRRCIGNEWKRFVNFTSWYLRKEYRGQGLGTGLVKKAIERRDTTYTVFSLSPKRIELFRKLGLQPLDTQRLVWSKRDPQTVICVDDDPESIRWKVECEHSRVMLDNLPFNIKPYLVSTNCNQCLLITNEAIKNGGVHYHDVLYRSNPAFLAAHAQDIANALLRDDNHVLAADKRFHPGPQPLDATVETIASPRFYLSEEIPAECVDLLYSELQLLDMKLD from the coding sequence ATGACAGCGATCATAAGAGCCATGGAGATGGACGACGTGGAAGAGGTCTGCAACCTGCTCCACAACCACATGAATCCGGACTTCTCGCCAGAGCGATGGTCCCGTCTGTTCGTGCGCGACTGGTGCATCGCGGAGCCGGAACTCGGGCTTGTCGTGGAAGACAAAGGGGAGATCGTCGGCTTTCACGGCCACGTCTGTTCCCGGCGCTGCATCGGCAACGAGTGGAAACGGTTCGTCAACTTCACCTCGTGGTATCTGCGCAAGGAGTATCGGGGGCAGGGACTGGGAACCGGCCTGGTCAAAAAAGCCATCGAGCGTCGGGACACCACCTACACCGTTTTTTCACTCTCGCCCAAGCGCATAGAACTCTTCAGGAAACTTGGTCTTCAGCCCCTGGATACCCAGCGGCTCGTCTGGAGCAAGCGCGACCCCCAGACCGTCATCTGCGTGGACGACGACCCGGAATCCATCCGCTGGAAGGTCGAATGCGAGCACTCCCGCGTCATGCTCGACAACCTGCCCTTCAACATCAAGCCCTACCTCGTTTCCACCAACTGCAACCAGTGCCTTCTCATCACCAACGAGGCCATCAAGAATGGCGGCGTGCATTACCACGACGTGCTCTACCGCTCAAACCCCGCATTTCTCGCCGCACACGCGCAGGACATCGCCAACGCGCTGCTCAGGGACGACAACCACGTCCTCGCTGCGGACAAGCGTTTTCATCCCGGTCCTCAGCCCCTCGACGCAACTGTGGAAACCATCGCCTCCCCGAGGTTCTATCTCTCGGAAGAAATTCCGGCGGAATGCGTGGACCTGCTCTATTCCGAACTGCAACTGCTGGATATGAAACTGGATTGA
- a CDS encoding potassium channel family protein, translated as MDLSSISRKIRYAKILLFSLLLLFVFGIVGFMFLEKISVIEAMYLTIGTLTTVAPFDLHDEGRVFALILIFFGFGLVATTAAFIGNIFLDANGLELYRRRKVQKKLQKFSDHYIICGHGQMGQIVAAELQQSGKELVVLEREEQALMRCREAGITYLDQDATDEEALVEAGVERAKAVISLVNRDADNVFIVVTARALNPDIFISARANTKGVEKKLYHAGANHVVSPYASAAVRIIQNILRPTITDFLDTAISTEGGLPLQLEELKVPDDAPFVNRTLMDSRIRNDFDLIIVAIQRRNGSRVYNPSSLEPINAGDTLIAIGPRDNLDRFMEMLYGPEALT; from the coding sequence ATGGATTTGAGCTCTATTTCCAGAAAGATACGGTATGCGAAGATTCTTTTGTTTTCTTTGCTGCTGCTTTTTGTGTTCGGCATTGTCGGGTTCATGTTTCTGGAGAAGATTTCCGTCATTGAGGCGATGTATCTCACCATTGGGACATTGACGACGGTTGCTCCGTTCGATTTGCATGACGAGGGTCGCGTTTTTGCGCTGATCCTCATTTTTTTCGGGTTCGGGCTGGTGGCTACCACGGCGGCGTTTATCGGCAACATCTTTCTGGATGCCAACGGGCTGGAATTGTATCGGAGGCGCAAGGTGCAGAAAAAGCTTCAGAAATTTTCAGATCATTACATCATCTGCGGTCATGGTCAGATGGGCCAGATTGTTGCCGCCGAGTTGCAGCAAAGCGGCAAGGAATTAGTGGTTCTGGAGCGGGAGGAGCAGGCTTTGATGCGTTGCCGAGAGGCGGGCATCACGTATCTCGATCAGGATGCGACGGACGAGGAAGCGCTTGTCGAGGCTGGAGTCGAACGTGCCAAGGCGGTCATTTCACTGGTTAACCGTGATGCGGATAATGTCTTTATCGTGGTCACGGCACGGGCGCTCAATCCGGACATTTTCATCAGTGCGCGGGCAAACACCAAGGGTGTGGAAAAGAAACTCTACCATGCCGGGGCCAACCACGTAGTCTCCCCGTATGCCAGTGCGGCGGTGCGTATCATTCAGAATATTCTTCGGCCCACGATAACGGATTTTCTTGATACGGCCATCAGCACCGAGGGTGGGCTGCCGTTGCAGCTGGAGGAGCTCAAGGTGCCTGATGACGCGCCTTTCGTGAACCGCACGCTCATGGATTCCCGCATCCGCAATGACTTCGACCTGATCATCGTCGCCATTCAGCGCCGCAACGGCTCGCGGGTGTACAATCCGTCTTCGCTTGAGCCTATCAATGCCGGGGATACGCTCATTGCCATCGGCCCGCGCGACAATCTGGACCGGTTCATGGAGATGCTCTACGGCCCTGAAGCCCTGACTTGA
- the purE gene encoding 5-(carboxyamino)imidazole ribonucleotide mutase: MTKVAIFMGSISDEEKMRPCSDLLKELGVEHVFTVSSAHRTPERTAKLVSELEDDGVQVFICAAGLAAHLAGAVAAKTTKPVLGVPLTASPLGGMDALLATVQMPPGFPVGTLALDKVGAKNAAWLAAQIIALHDTEVAEKIKAARDGFKESVEKAAASL, translated from the coding sequence ATGACCAAGGTAGCCATTTTCATGGGTTCCATTTCCGACGAGGAAAAAATGCGCCCCTGCTCCGACCTGCTCAAGGAACTCGGAGTCGAACACGTCTTTACCGTCAGCAGCGCACACCGCACCCCGGAACGCACCGCCAAGCTCGTGTCCGAACTCGAAGACGACGGCGTGCAGGTCTTCATCTGCGCAGCAGGACTCGCCGCACACCTCGCCGGTGCCGTGGCCGCCAAAACCACCAAGCCCGTGCTCGGCGTGCCCCTTACCGCATCGCCCCTCGGCGGCATGGACGCCCTGCTCGCCACCGTCCAGATGCCCCCGGGCTTCCCCGTCGGCACCCTCGCCCTCGACAAGGTCGGCGCCAAAAACGCCGCATGGCTCGCCGCACAGATCATCGCCCTGCACGACACCGAAGTGGCCGAAAAAATCAAGGCCGCACGCGACGGCTTCAAGGAATCCGTCGAAAAAGCCGCCGCCTCACTGTAA
- the purD gene encoding phosphoribosylamine--glycine ligase, protein MKVLVVGSGGREHALCWKLAQSPKVDEIICAPGNGGTAQTGENVPVPDDDIPALVRLAKDRKVDLVVAGPELPLVLGLENALHKEGIPCFGPNAYAANLEGSKAFSKNVMHESGVPTAPFRVFDEFVNAKNFVREKGAPLVVKADGLAAGKGVVVATSEEEAIEALEDMMVRKSFSSAGDRVVVEETLKGEEASFLAFCDGEHYALLPSSQDHKAVFEGDTGPNTGGMGAYSPAPILPEEKYEETAEAVIRPILQHLAAKGQPFKGVLYAGLMFDGDTPNVLEYNVRFGDPECQPLLMRLDTDIVDIMMACIEGRLDEIDVKVRPETAICVVMAADGYPGDYPKGMEIKGIDEADKLENVKVFHAGTKLEDGKILSSGGRILGVTALGSDLADAKKRAYEAVEKISFDKSYYRRDIGDKGLKRQA, encoded by the coding sequence ATGAAAGTTCTGGTTGTCGGTTCCGGCGGGCGTGAACACGCCCTGTGCTGGAAGCTCGCCCAAAGCCCCAAGGTTGACGAAATCATCTGTGCGCCGGGCAACGGCGGCACGGCCCAGACCGGGGAAAACGTCCCGGTTCCGGATGACGATATCCCCGCACTGGTTCGGCTCGCCAAGGATCGCAAGGTCGATCTGGTCGTGGCCGGACCCGAGCTGCCCCTTGTTCTAGGCCTTGAAAACGCCCTGCACAAGGAAGGCATTCCCTGCTTCGGCCCCAACGCCTACGCAGCCAATCTCGAAGGCTCCAAAGCCTTTTCCAAGAACGTCATGCACGAATCCGGCGTGCCCACCGCACCCTTTCGCGTCTTCGACGAATTCGTGAACGCCAAGAACTTCGTACGCGAAAAAGGCGCGCCCCTCGTGGTCAAAGCCGACGGCCTCGCCGCGGGCAAAGGCGTCGTGGTGGCCACCTCCGAAGAAGAAGCCATCGAAGCGCTCGAAGACATGATGGTCCGCAAGAGCTTCTCCTCCGCAGGCGACCGAGTCGTCGTCGAAGAGACCCTCAAGGGCGAAGAGGCCAGCTTCCTCGCCTTCTGCGACGGCGAACACTACGCCCTGTTGCCCTCCAGTCAGGACCACAAGGCCGTCTTCGAAGGCGATACCGGCCCCAACACCGGCGGCATGGGCGCCTACAGCCCCGCCCCCATCCTGCCCGAGGAAAAATACGAAGAGACCGCCGAGGCCGTCATCCGGCCCATCCTCCAGCACCTCGCCGCCAAGGGCCAGCCCTTCAAGGGCGTGCTCTACGCCGGACTCATGTTCGACGGCGACACCCCCAACGTGCTTGAATACAACGTCCGCTTCGGCGACCCCGAGTGCCAGCCCCTGCTCATGAGGCTCGACACCGACATCGTGGACATCATGATGGCCTGCATCGAAGGCCGCCTTGACGAAATCGACGTCAAAGTGCGCCCCGAAACCGCCATCTGCGTCGTCATGGCCGCCGACGGCTACCCCGGCGACTATCCCAAGGGAATGGAGATCAAGGGCATCGACGAGGCCGACAAGCTCGAAAACGTCAAGGTCTTCCACGCAGGCACCAAACTCGAAGATGGCAAGATACTCAGCAGCGGAGGACGCATCCTCGGTGTAACCGCCCTCGGCTCCGACCTCGCTGACGCCAAGAAACGAGCCTACGAAGCTGTCGAAAAGATTTCCTTCGACAAAAGCTACTACCGTCGAGACATCGGCGACAAAGGCCTCAAGCGCCAAGCATAA
- a CDS encoding LysR family transcriptional regulator: MELYQLKTLVTVAEERHLTRAAEKMHASQPSLSNHIRALEREFETRLFVRTPKGMELTHAGRRLLPKAREVLAAAESFGNEARLLSDELVGDVRIGLNTDAEYLRIVQLLGDLGERHPRITLQFFQSSSGQILDSLRQGRLDAGFVFGSFSSKDLDSRHLEQTVYYAACSEEWAQEVRDGDLSDLAALPWIQTAKDCPCQSLLDRILAARGLKAETTVQVDGDEVTKVLVAAGRGVGVLRRDEAEAAGRIGSRIYCHEVEGLEIPLSLAYGRRRDEDPVLRVVIEAVERVWNPEFKQSFTS, translated from the coding sequence ATGGAACTGTATCAACTGAAAACGCTCGTAACTGTTGCCGAAGAGCGACATTTGACGCGCGCGGCCGAAAAAATGCACGCAAGTCAGCCAAGCCTCAGCAACCACATCCGGGCGCTGGAACGGGAGTTTGAGACACGCCTGTTCGTGCGCACGCCCAAAGGCATGGAACTGACCCACGCCGGAAGACGCCTGCTTCCCAAGGCTCGCGAAGTGCTGGCCGCGGCAGAATCCTTCGGGAACGAAGCGCGCCTGCTCAGCGACGAGCTTGTCGGTGACGTGCGGATCGGCCTGAACACCGACGCCGAATACCTGCGCATCGTCCAGCTGCTGGGCGACCTCGGAGAGCGGCATCCGCGCATCACCCTGCAATTTTTCCAGAGCTCCAGCGGACAGATCCTTGATTCGCTGCGACAAGGCAGGCTCGACGCGGGCTTCGTGTTCGGCTCCTTTTCCTCCAAGGACCTCGACAGCCGCCATCTGGAGCAAACGGTTTACTACGCAGCATGCTCCGAGGAGTGGGCGCAGGAAGTGCGCGACGGCGACCTGAGCGACCTCGCCGCCCTGCCGTGGATCCAGACCGCCAAGGACTGCCCCTGTCAAAGCCTGCTGGACCGCATCCTCGCCGCGAGGGGGCTCAAGGCCGAGACCACCGTGCAGGTGGACGGCGACGAGGTCACCAAGGTACTCGTGGCGGCAGGACGCGGCGTGGGCGTGCTGCGCCGCGATGAAGCCGAGGCCGCCGGACGCATCGGCAGTCGCATCTACTGTCACGAGGTGGAAGGACTGGAGATTCCCCTGAGCCTCGCCTACGGACGCCGCAGGGACGAAGACCCGGTGCTGCGCGTCGTGATCGAAGCCGTGGAACGCGTCTGGAATCCGGAGTTCAAACAGTCGTTCACGTCTTGA
- a CDS encoding portal protein, which produces MENKELAESVKERFGRLEERRARWVPTWRELAAYVLPRKDRFGEANAPVKGEDRIFDSTPSHSLELLSSALCGLLTNPAVPWFDIHPADRETADREDVRTFLTEVRERMTAVFNSENTGFQTHVHELYLDVALFGSGVMYVEADPDCVVRFNTRPLGEICVAEDARGMVDTVFRRYELTARQAVQEWGDDCSDETRRLADEQPESTVEVLHAVFPRDDRDPFGIGVINFPWCCVYLEARSGHLLEESGYLEMPYMVPRWCKTSGETYGRGPGLTALSDIRVLNAMAKTALMAAEKMSDPPLMVPDDGFLGPIRSGPGGLSYYRAGSNDRVEALPVHADLRSTQGMMEQRRESIRRIFLGDQLAPADGPAISATEAVIRQSEKMRVLGPVLGRLQTELLGPLVRRVFNIMSRTGALPPMPSGMEPEDFTVRYASPVNMAQKRYEAQGMQQAMQYLAPLMGQGDPFGLMDNFDPDRVARHAAELFGVPADYLLPEQAVAEKRNDRAQSAGQAQRSQTVERMAGIAKLLSEADMSKSNALTELIKASGGDPMSVIMGATSPAGPAPGNGGGDAA; this is translated from the coding sequence ATGGAAAACAAGGAACTGGCCGAATCCGTCAAAGAACGGTTCGGCAGGCTTGAGGAACGGCGGGCACGCTGGGTTCCGACGTGGCGCGAACTCGCCGCCTACGTGCTGCCGCGCAAGGATCGATTCGGCGAGGCGAACGCTCCGGTCAAGGGGGAAGACCGCATCTTCGATTCCACCCCGTCCCATTCGCTGGAACTGCTCTCGTCCGCACTCTGCGGCCTGCTCACCAATCCGGCCGTGCCGTGGTTCGACATACACCCCGCGGATCGCGAAACTGCCGACCGCGAGGATGTTCGCACCTTCCTGACCGAAGTGCGGGAACGCATGACCGCCGTCTTTAACAGTGAGAACACCGGCTTCCAGACCCACGTGCACGAGCTGTATCTTGATGTGGCCCTGTTCGGCTCCGGTGTGATGTACGTGGAAGCGGACCCGGACTGCGTGGTGCGCTTCAACACTCGCCCGCTCGGTGAAATATGCGTGGCCGAGGATGCGCGCGGCATGGTGGATACCGTCTTCCGCCGCTACGAGCTTACCGCCCGGCAGGCCGTGCAGGAGTGGGGCGACGACTGCTCCGACGAGACCCGCAGGCTGGCCGACGAGCAACCCGAATCAACGGTGGAGGTACTGCACGCGGTCTTCCCCCGCGACGATAGGGATCCCTTCGGCATCGGAGTGATCAACTTCCCGTGGTGCTGTGTGTATCTCGAAGCCCGCTCCGGCCACCTGCTGGAAGAGTCGGGCTATCTGGAGATGCCCTACATGGTGCCGCGCTGGTGCAAGACGTCCGGCGAAACATACGGGCGCGGCCCCGGACTGACCGCGCTTTCGGACATCCGGGTGCTCAACGCCATGGCCAAGACCGCGCTCATGGCGGCGGAGAAGATGAGCGACCCGCCGCTGATGGTGCCGGACGACGGCTTCCTCGGTCCCATCCGCTCCGGCCCCGGCGGACTTTCGTACTACCGCGCAGGCTCAAACGACCGCGTGGAGGCGTTGCCTGTCCATGCCGATCTGCGCTCGACGCAGGGCATGATGGAGCAGCGGCGCGAATCCATCCGCCGCATATTCCTCGGCGACCAGCTGGCCCCGGCCGACGGTCCGGCCATCTCGGCCACCGAGGCGGTCATCCGACAGAGCGAAAAGATGCGCGTGCTCGGCCCGGTGCTCGGCAGGCTCCAGACCGAACTGCTCGGGCCGCTGGTGCGCCGCGTCTTCAACATCATGTCCCGCACCGGTGCCCTGCCGCCCATGCCCTCCGGCATGGAACCCGAAGACTTCACCGTCCGCTACGCCTCTCCCGTGAACATGGCTCAGAAACGCTACGAGGCGCAGGGAATGCAGCAGGCAATGCAGTATCTGGCCCCGCTCATGGGTCAGGGCGATCCCTTCGGACTCATGGACAACTTCGATCCTGACCGTGTCGCCCGCCACGCCGCTGAACTCTTCGGCGTGCCCGCGGACTACCTGCTCCCGGAACAGGCCGTGGCCGAGAAACGAAACGACAGGGCGCAGTCCGCCGGGCAGGCGCAGCGGTCCCAGACGGTGGAACGCATGGCGGGCATCGCCAAGCTGCTTTCCGAGGCGGACATGAGCAAATCCAACGCCCTCACGGAGCTGATCAAAGCCTCGGGCGGCGATCCCATGAGCGTCATCATGGGGGCGACTTCTCCCGCCGGACCCGCTCCCGGCAATGGAGGTGGCGATGCGGCCTGA
- the hemW gene encoding radical SAM family heme chaperone HemW: protein MPGTHKPGTQVAPAFPFLADQSGGSKAAKPAPGGMLLYIHVPFCRSRCNYCTFHSQAFDDIKFAWYHKVLQQEIALWGKRLKKPKLQTVYFGGGTPSLYPFGKLDETMRTLRKHFRFQEGMEITLEANPDSACDTSWFRALLSMGFNRLSLGVQSLKDEDLALLGRPHSSAMAVSSFHQARDAGFGNISLDFIWGLPDQRLKSWIDQLKEVAELKPEHISAYSLTMEPKAPMTRMLESGEITLPSDTEQGRMFIYGAEYLESMGYMHYEVSNFARMGFASRHNSGYWEGRDYLGLGPSSVSTIGRRRFTNPRYLDEYDAAVRGAFAGDDFEQLSDADLLREMVMLSLRTAKGLDLKAFRERAGYDLVKRQERLITALHRENLVRIVQGRLKLTKNGMLVSNAIIRSLIFEE, encoded by the coding sequence ATGCCGGGGACCCATAAGCCGGGCACGCAGGTGGCCCCGGCCTTTCCCTTCCTCGCCGACCAGTCCGGCGGCTCAAAGGCGGCAAAACCCGCGCCCGGCGGCATGTTGCTTTACATCCACGTGCCGTTCTGCCGCTCGCGCTGCAATTACTGCACGTTCCATTCGCAGGCTTTCGACGACATCAAGTTCGCGTGGTATCACAAAGTGCTCCAGCAGGAGATCGCCCTCTGGGGAAAGCGGCTCAAGAAGCCAAAACTCCAGACGGTCTATTTCGGCGGCGGCACGCCGAGTCTTTATCCGTTCGGCAAGCTCGACGAGACCATGCGCACGCTACGCAAGCACTTCCGGTTTCAGGAAGGCATGGAGATCACGCTGGAGGCCAACCCGGACTCCGCCTGCGATACCAGCTGGTTCCGGGCCCTGCTCTCCATGGGCTTCAACCGCCTCTCCCTCGGCGTGCAGTCGCTCAAGGACGAGGACCTCGCCCTGCTGGGCCGGCCGCATTCATCGGCAATGGCGGTCTCATCCTTTCATCAGGCACGTGATGCCGGGTTCGGAAACATCAGCCTCGATTTCATATGGGGCCTGCCGGACCAGCGGCTCAAGAGCTGGATCGACCAGCTCAAGGAAGTGGCCGAGCTCAAGCCGGAACATATCTCCGCCTACAGCCTGACCATGGAGCCCAAGGCCCCCATGACGCGAATGCTCGAATCCGGCGAGATCACCCTGCCTTCGGACACGGAGCAGGGCCGCATGTTCATCTACGGCGCCGAATATCTGGAGTCCATGGGCTACATGCATTACGAGGTGTCCAACTTCGCCCGCATGGGCTTTGCCAGCCGCCACAACAGCGGCTATTGGGAAGGACGCGATTACCTCGGCCTCGGCCCGTCCTCGGTCTCCACCATCGGCCGCAGGCGCTTCACCAATCCCCGGTACCTCGACGAATACGACGCCGCCGTGCGCGGTGCCTTCGCCGGAGACGACTTCGAGCAACTCTCGGACGCCGACCTGCTGCGCGAAATGGTCATGCTTTCCCTGCGCACCGCCAAGGGACTCGACCTCAAGGCGTTTCGCGAACGCGCTGGATACGACCTCGTCAAGCGGCAGGAAAGGCTCATAACCGCGCTGCACCGCGAAAATCTCGTTCGAATCGTTCAGGGCAGGCTCAAGCTCACCAAAAACGGCATGCTCGTCTCCAACGCCATCATCCGCAGTCTCATCTTCGAAGAATAA